CATCACTCTCGGTGGTGGCCACAGCGGTGGCACCCTTGAAGTGGGGCGTCAGAGCCTCGAAGACGGTCTCCTTGACAGCCAGGCGGAGCAGGGTGTTCTTGGAAACCCGGTACTGCCCCTTGCTCTCGCGGATGTTCTTGCGGAAGATGGTGTCTTTTTCGACGGTCAGGCCCTTGAACTCGAGGACCACCGCAGACGTGGCTGCGGAGAAGGTGCCCTTGAGCTCGGCGACTTCTGTGCTTTTCTGGTCACGATCCATGGTCCGCCTCACTTCTCAACAATGCTGGTGGACAGGGTGACGCTGGGGCCCATGGTCGAGGCCATGTGGATGGCCTTGACGTACTTGCCCTTGGCCGCAGAAGGCTTGGCCTTCTGGACGGCATCGATGAGAGCCTTGGCGTTTTCGGCCAGCTTCTCGACACCGAAGGAGAGCTTGCCCACGGGGGCGTGGATGATACCGGTCTTGTCAACGCGGTACTCGACCTTGCCGGCCTTGATCTCCTTGATGGCCTTGGCCACGTCGAAGGTCACGGTGCCCGTCTTGGGGTTGGGCATGAGGCCACGGGGACCCAGCACCTTACCCAGACGACCCACACCCTTCATCATGTCCGGGGTAGCCACGAGAGCGTCGAACTCGAGGAAACCGCCTGCGATGCGCTCAACGAGATCATCACCGCCCACGATTTCCGCACCGGCGGCCTCGGCATCCTTGATCTTTTCGCCCGCAGCGATGACAGCAACCCGCATGGTCCGGCCCGTTCCGTGGGGCAGGACGATGGTGCCACGGACCATCTGGTCAGCGTGGCGGGGGTCGACGCCGAGCCGCATGTGCACTTCAACCGTCTCGTCGAACTTGGCGAAAGCCAGGTCCTTGATCGTGGTGAGCGCCTCATTCAGCTCATAAGGGCGATCTTCGACCTTGGAGGCGGCGGCCTGGTACTTCTTGCCAGGTTTTGCCATATTTACTCCTGTTTTGAAGATCTTCCGCGATGACGGTCGCGGTTACCGGGAGTCCCGCACGACGCGGGATTCCGTACGAAAACACGGGGACCGGGGTCCCCGGGCTCAGGTTCAGTCGATGATTTCCACACCCATGGAGCGCGCGGAGCCACTGATGGAGCGCATGGCGGACTCCAGGCTGGCGGCGTTCAGATCGGGCATCTTCACCTTGGCGATCTCCTCGATCTGGGCCTTGGTGATCTTGCCCACCTTCACCTTGTTGGGGGTGGCGCTGCCCTTGTCCAGCCCGATCTTCTTCTTGATCAGGACGGCCGCGGGAGGGGTCTTGAGGATGAAGCTGAAGCTGCGGTCAGCATAGACGGTGATGACGACGGGAAGGATGGTGCCCTTCTCGACGGCGGTCACGGCCTTGGCGTTGAACTGCTTCACGAACTCCATGATGTTGACGCCATGCTGACCCAGGGCGGGGCCCACGGGAGGAGCAGGAGTCGCCTCACCGGCGGGGAGCTGCAGCTTGATGTAGCCAGTGATCTTCTTGGCCATTGTTTTCTTCCTTTCCCGCAACCGATTCCGGCACATGCCGGCGACAGCTGCCTTGAAGGGCGTGCGGCAGGATCACCGCCTCGCCTGGTTGTGCTGAAAGGCGTGTCAGCGCTTTTCAACCTGAATGAAATCGAGCTCCACGGGAGTGCTGCGACCGAAGACGGTCACCATCACCTTGATGGTGGAGCGCTCTTCGTGGATCTCTTCCACATCCCCCTCAAAATTAGCGAAGGGGCCATCAATGATACGGACTTTTTCGCCCTTTTCAAAGTGGAATTTCGGCTTGGGACGTTCCTGCGTCTCTTCCGTGTGGTTCATGATCTGGCGGACCTCCTCCTCAGTGAGGGGGGTGGGCCGCTTCTTGTTGGCGCCGACAAAGGAGGTCACCTTGGGGGTATTGCGG
The sequence above is drawn from the uncultured Holophaga sp. genome and encodes:
- the rplJ gene encoding 50S ribosomal protein L10 — encoded protein: MDRDQKSTEVAELKGTFSAATSAVVLEFKGLTVEKDTIFRKNIRESKGQYRVSKNTLLRLAVKETVFEALTPHFKGATAVATTESDVVSLAKAVSTFLKDNPAATFKGAILDGQEVSIKEFQAIAELPSREVLIGKLLYLMQYPISGLAIALDQIRKQKEEGAA
- the rplA gene encoding 50S ribosomal protein L1 — its product is MAKPGKKYQAAASKVEDRPYELNEALTTIKDLAFAKFDETVEVHMRLGVDPRHADQMVRGTIVLPHGTGRTMRVAVIAAGEKIKDAEAAGAEIVGGDDLVERIAGGFLEFDALVATPDMMKGVGRLGKVLGPRGLMPNPKTGTVTFDVAKAIKEIKAGKVEYRVDKTGIIHAPVGKLSFGVEKLAENAKALIDAVQKAKPSAAKGKYVKAIHMASTMGPSVTLSTSIVEK
- the rplK gene encoding 50S ribosomal protein L11, translating into MAKKITGYIKLQLPAGEATPAPPVGPALGQHGVNIMEFVKQFNAKAVTAVEKGTILPVVITVYADRSFSFILKTPPAAVLIKKKIGLDKGSATPNKVKVGKITKAQIEEIAKVKMPDLNAASLESAMRSISGSARSMGVEIID